The Balaenoptera acutorostrata chromosome 2, mBalAcu1.1, whole genome shotgun sequence genomic sequence AGCAGGGCTGTGCTTAGTTGGGGCATGTATTCACCTGTTTGTTGTAGAATGCACTATTCCTCACAGTCTCCATATCTGAGGCCAGAGCCAGCTACAATCCATCACTGCATTTCCACCATTTCTTATGGTAGAGTAAGAGAAAGTTAAGAGAATGTTAAGATACAGCAAAATATTGTTCCCACACCTTcatcaaaggaaaataaaggccACGAGGATCAGGAGTTCAGACAGAGCACAGTTCCACATGATGTCTGCTGAGGCCAAATATTCAGGATGGCTTCTTCATTCATCTGATGGGGCTTCAGTTAGTATGGCTCAAATTGCCAGGAACTGGTGGGTCTGGCTCAGCTGCGGTCATACTTCTGAAGCCTCCATTCTCAGCGTTGTCTGGTTCCttgttcctcctccttccctccatgtGGTCTTTCCCACAAGGCTTTCCAGCAGGAAAGCCGGACTTCTTACATCCAGCTCTCAAGAGTGCAAAAGTGGAAAGGCCTTCTTCAGACTCAGGACTGTCACTGGCCCAGAGTCACTTCTGATTTATTCTGTTTGTTAAAACAAGTCACAGCACTGCTGCCGGTTCCGCCGCGCTCCAGGTATCTTTTTCTGAACAAAAGCTGCCTCATCGTATGTTTCAAGGATGGCTCTTCCTATCATTGTAAAATGGGGTGGACAGGAATATTCAGTGACCACATTTTCAGAAGATGATGCTGTGCTAGATCTCAAACAGTTTCTCAAGACCCTTACGGGAGTGCTACCAGAACGCCAGAAGTTACTTGGACTCAAAGTTAAAGGCAAACCTGCAGAAAATGATGTTAAGTTTGGAGCTCTCAAACTGAAACCAAATACTAAAATCATGATGATGGGAACTCGTGAGGAGAGCTTGGAAGATGTCTTAGGTCCACCTCCTGACAATGATGATGTTATTAACGACTTTGATATTGAAGATGAAGTAGTTGAAGTAGAAAATAGGGAGGAAAACCTACTGAAAATTTCCCGCAGAGTAAAAGAGTACAAAGTGGAAATTTTGAATCCTCCCAGGGAAGGGAAAAAACTTTTGGTACTAGATGTTGATTATACATTATTTGACCATAGGTCTTGTGCAGAGACTGGGGTAGAATTAATGCGGCCATATCTTCATGAATTCCTAACATCTGCATATGAGGATTAGGACATTGTTATTTGGTCTGCAACAAATATGAAGTGGATTGAAGCTAAAATGAAAGAGCTGGGAGTGAGTACAAATGCAAATTACAAGGTTATCTTCACGTTGGACAGTGCTGCTATGATAATAGTGCATACTCCAAGGAGAGGATTAACAGATGTAAAGCCTCTTGGTGTTACATGCGGAAAGTTTTCGGAGTTTTACAGCAAAAAAAACACCATCATGTTTGATGACATAGGAAGAAATTTTCTAATGAACCCACAGAATGGACTAAAGATAAGACCTTTTATGAAAGCACACCTAAATCGAGATAAagacaaagaacttttaaaattaacccAGTACCTCAAGGAAATAGCAAAGTTAGATGACTTTTTGGACCTAAATCACAAATATTGGGAAAGGTATCTCTCAAAGAAGCAAGGACAGTAGTTACAAGCTATACTGGCAGTTATTGAAGATACTTGAGATCCATGaacttctttttgcttttatgctAAAGATCATTATGATAGTGCTGGACACTGCAGCAAATATCAGACTGCTTATACTTGGTCTTCCGGTTTTTTGtaaatttagttttatattttttgaagatCATAGcaatacaccaaaaaaaaaaaaaaccaccttttTCCCCCTGTATGAATATACTGTaactcttgaaaaatattttctccagcatAGAGTACTAAATTTtattccccacacacacacaaaaagtggACAAAAATGTATGCTTAACAATGTCATTTTGTGACTTTGGAAATAAGTATGTCTTGTGTTTTTGTCTCACTGTGTTGTTGTCTAAGCCCAAACCCAGCTTGAAACTActgtttttaaaaccaaaaaaagaaaagtttttagtAAGGAACCTAGTTTAGTATGCTTAAAACCACCGAGagtttttcttattcctttgtcATAAACACAATTTCTCTTATTACTCCACTACTTACATCTCTAAATTCTGAGCTGTCTcagtttggtgtgtgtgtgtgtcagtgttcTTTGAGTAAAACTGGAAAACATCTGCTCTGATACAGATATGTCATAGTGtgacaaatagaaaacatgagATTGAGGAATGAAACTAAGGAACAAGAGTGTGTTTCTTTGTGGTGGCCAAGTAGAAGCACTCCTGCCTAAAACCGTTGTCCTAAAAGAAGTTAAaggcaatacattttaaaatgggacGTATCACTGGTTCAGTCCTAAAAAGCATGAACAAAAAGTTTTTGTTCTGTTCCAGCTCTGTCTTCTCTAAGCGCAAACACTGTGTTGCAGTGAAAATATCTAGccataagatttaaaaaaaaaatttatttgcaatGCTTATGCCTGCAGATATGTAATGTGATCACTGTTTTGTGTTGACAATATTGCTTTATACAGTTCTTCTATTTGAAAGGAATCTGATTCTTTCAAATAAACATGGTATGTATTGTTCTTACTGGGGACTATTTCAGTGGTGTaaataataaattccttttcttaaaaaaaaaaacaagtcacagGCTCAGCCCACATTCTGAGGAAATGGACTGCACAAGATATGCACACTGAGAAGTGTGATTCATTGTGGGCCACCGATTTCCAAAATGAGTCCATACCTCCTAAGAATTCTCAGAAATATGCCAGCAGGGACCATCCTAGGTTATTTCACCTAGAAACTAAAGGAGGTGGAGAAAGGTAGCcccagagaagaggaaaatatgGAGTCACTTGGATGACACACCAAGAACATGAAAAATGGCCCGGCAGCTGGCAGCTGCCACAGAGGCTATATTGTTCCCAACTGAATACAAACAACCTCTGTAGAATACAACAATAATCAGGCAAGGCCACCCCATGAACATGGTGGAACTagacagagaaaatcacacaaccACACAAATACCAACCGTC encodes the following:
- the LOC103006247 gene encoding LOW QUALITY PROTEIN: ubiquitin-like domain-containing CTD phosphatase 1 (The sequence of the model RefSeq protein was modified relative to this genomic sequence to represent the inferred CDS: substituted 1 base at 1 genomic stop codon), which produces MALPIIVKWGGQEYSVTTFSEDDAVLDLKQFLKTLTGVLPERQKLLGLKVKGKPAENDVKFGALKLKPNTKIMMMGTREESLEDVLGPPPDNDDVINDFDIEDEVVEVENREENLLKISRRVKEYKVEILNPPREGKKLLVLDVDYTLFDHRSCAETGVELMRPYLHEFLTSAYEDXDIVIWSATNMKWIEAKMKELGVSTNANYKVIFTLDSAAMIIVHTPRRGLTDVKPLGVTCGKFSEFYSKKNTIMFDDIGRNFLMNPQNGLKIRPFMKAHLNRDKDKELLKLTQYLKEIAKLDDFLDLNHKYWERYLSKKQGQ